A portion of the Heliomicrobium undosum genome contains these proteins:
- a CDS encoding thioredoxin domain-containing protein, with the protein MTVPTNRKPNRLFQEKSPYLLQHAYNPVEWYPWREEAFTKAKEQDKPVFLSVGYSTCHWCHVMERESFEDEEVAAYLNEHFVSVKVDREERPDVDHIYMTVCQSFTGHGGWPLTVIMTPDKKPFFAGTYFPKRSRQGLAGVLDILEAIVDQWKNDRGKLAAAGDRVTEHLQREVQANSTGSLDDESIMRGYEWLQKRFDDVYGGFGHAPKFPTPHNLLFLLRCDKLADVQEALPMVEKTLRRMHAGGIYDHLGYGFSRYSTDEKWLVPHFEKMLYDNAQLAMAYLEAYQVTENDEYAEVAREIFSYVLRDMHAPEGGFYSAEDADSEGVEGKFYVWTPQEVKEILGEETGKLFCQWYDITEKGNFEGQSILNRIDADRRPFTPPMGMDTWHQVLTDAEQKLFVAREKRVHPFKDEKILTAWNGLMIAALAMGFRILHDRSYLDAAIGAADFIWEKLRDDKGRLLARYRDSEAAYKGYIDDYAFMIWALIELYQADTNPLWLKRALALQEDQNRLFWDPDQGGYFFYGSDSEELLTRPKEIYDGATPSGNSVSALNLLRLARITGREAYARQAEKLLESFSGNINAQPAGYTFALMALLFARTPGKEVVIVADRKKETFSRELERLHQLFTPETVFLYRLSGPEYEELPEMAPFVRDMAPQGDSSTFYICENFTCRPPTTDLSEVRESLLR; encoded by the coding sequence ATGACCGTACCAACCAATAGGAAACCAAATCGGCTGTTCCAAGAGAAAAGCCCCTACCTCCTCCAGCATGCCTATAACCCCGTGGAATGGTATCCCTGGCGAGAAGAAGCGTTTACAAAAGCCAAAGAACAAGACAAGCCCGTATTTTTATCCGTGGGATATTCTACCTGCCACTGGTGCCACGTGATGGAGCGCGAATCCTTCGAGGACGAGGAAGTCGCCGCCTACCTGAACGAGCACTTCGTCTCCGTCAAGGTCGACCGTGAGGAACGGCCCGACGTGGACCACATCTACATGACCGTCTGCCAGTCCTTCACCGGCCATGGCGGCTGGCCGCTGACGGTGATCATGACACCGGACAAAAAGCCCTTTTTTGCCGGCACCTATTTCCCCAAGCGCAGCCGGCAGGGCTTGGCGGGCGTGCTCGACATCCTGGAGGCCATCGTCGATCAATGGAAGAATGACCGGGGTAAGCTGGCGGCCGCCGGCGACCGGGTGACCGAGCACTTGCAGCGGGAGGTCCAGGCCAACAGCACCGGCAGCCTTGACGATGAGTCGATCATGCGCGGCTATGAGTGGCTGCAAAAACGCTTCGACGATGTCTACGGCGGCTTCGGCCACGCCCCCAAGTTCCCAACGCCCCACAACCTGCTCTTCCTGCTCCGTTGCGACAAGCTGGCCGATGTGCAGGAAGCGCTGCCGATGGTAGAGAAGACGCTCCGGCGGATGCACGCGGGCGGGATCTACGACCACCTGGGCTACGGCTTTTCCCGCTACTCGACCGACGAGAAGTGGCTCGTCCCCCACTTTGAAAAGATGCTCTATGACAACGCCCAACTGGCCATGGCCTACCTGGAGGCGTACCAGGTGACGGAAAACGACGAGTACGCCGAGGTGGCACGGGAGATCTTCTCCTATGTGCTGCGAGACATGCACGCCCCTGAGGGCGGCTTTTACTCCGCCGAAGACGCCGATTCGGAAGGCGTCGAAGGCAAGTTTTACGTCTGGACGCCTCAGGAGGTCAAGGAGATCCTCGGCGAAGAGACGGGCAAGCTCTTCTGCCAGTGGTATGACATCACCGAAAAGGGGAACTTCGAAGGTCAGAGCATCTTGAACCGCATCGACGCCGACAGGCGCCCCTTCACCCCGCCCATGGGCATGGACACGTGGCATCAGGTTTTGACCGACGCCGAGCAAAAACTCTTCGTCGCCCGGGAAAAACGGGTCCATCCGTTTAAAGATGAAAAGATCCTCACCGCCTGGAACGGCCTGATGATCGCCGCCCTGGCCATGGGCTTTCGCATCCTCCACGACCGCTCCTACCTCGACGCCGCCATAGGCGCCGCCGACTTCATCTGGGAGAAGCTGCGCGACGACAAGGGTCGCCTGCTCGCCCGCTACCGCGACAGCGAAGCGGCCTATAAGGGCTATATCGACGATTACGCCTTCATGATCTGGGCGCTCATCGAACTGTACCAGGCCGACACGAACCCGCTCTGGCTGAAACGGGCGCTGGCGCTCCAGGAGGACCAGAACCGTCTCTTCTGGGATCCTGATCAGGGAGGCTACTTCTTCTACGGCAGTGACAGCGAGGAACTGCTGACGCGGCCCAAAGAGATCTACGACGGCGCCACCCCCTCGGGCAACTCCGTCTCCGCCCTCAACCTGCTTCGCCTGGCCCGCATCACCGGCCGCGAGGCGTATGCCCGGCAGGCGGAAAAACTTCTGGAGAGCTTTTCCGGTAATATCAACGCCCAGCCGGCCGGATACACCTTCGCCCTCATGGCCCTCCTTTTCGCCCGCACTCCCGGCAAAGAGGTTGTTATTGTGGCGGACCGGAAAAAAGAAACCTTCAGCCGCGAATTGGAGCGACTCCATCAGCTCTTCACCCCTGAAACCGTCTTTCTCTACCGCCTGAGCGGACCTGAGTATGAGGAACTGCCCGAGATGGCCCCCTTTGTCCGCGATATGGCGCCGCAAGGCGACAGCTCCACCTTCTATATCTGTGAAAACTTTACTTGCCGTCCGCCGACGACAGACTTGAGTGAAGTTCGAGAAAGCCTGCTGCGATAG
- a CDS encoding helix-turn-helix domain-containing protein — translation MDHQKELKNFLSRKRKQLKREKLGLSVLDKRHQSNCPKRHEIASLLHISPEWYERIEQGRANISDDLYIRIVNLFQFTEEEQTYLSYLIGKMPSMSSQAFSFMTAEELDALYLLVQKIPYPAALNDYCWNILHWNDGFVQVFGDIGSLLPEENRNSLSFLFHDSFRERIVNWDVTAKQMLALFRADYIRRSIQPEMKEKFESIINDLYNKNEEFAKWMEELPFCLKSNIEITVKDGSMGCMSYKQASFILHDNQNIYLTVYMPILNSKQGKTQIG, via the coding sequence ATGGATCATCAGAAAGAATTGAAAAACTTTTTATCTCGAAAAAGAAAACAGCTAAAAAGAGAAAAGCTCGGTCTGAGCGTTCTCGATAAACGGCATCAATCAAACTGCCCGAAAAGACATGAAATAGCAAGTTTGCTGCATATCTCGCCGGAATGGTATGAGCGTATTGAACAGGGAAGGGCCAATATCTCCGACGACTTGTATATACGAATCGTGAATTTATTTCAGTTCACAGAGGAAGAGCAAACCTATTTATCGTACTTGATCGGCAAAATGCCGTCGATGTCTTCACAAGCATTTAGTTTTATGACGGCCGAGGAACTGGATGCATTATATCTTCTGGTTCAGAAGATTCCTTACCCCGCAGCTTTAAACGACTATTGTTGGAACATTCTTCATTGGAACGATGGCTTTGTTCAGGTTTTTGGTGACATCGGATCTTTACTTCCGGAAGAGAATCGAAATAGTTTATCCTTCCTATTTCATGATTCATTTCGTGAACGCATTGTGAACTGGGACGTGACAGCGAAACAAATGCTTGCTCTATTCCGAGCCGATTATATACGACGTTCTATTCAACCCGAAATGAAGGAGAAGTTCGAGAGTATTATTAATGATCTTTATAACAAAAACGAAGAATTTGCAAAGTGGATGGAAGAATTGCCTTTTTGTCTAAAGTCGAATATTGAGATTACCGTCAAAGATGGTTCGATGGGATGTATGAGCTATAAACAGGCTTCATTTATACTTCATGACAATCAAAATATTTACTTAACTGTCTACATGCCTATTTTGAATAGTAAACAAGGAAAAACTCAGATTGGCTGA
- a CDS encoding N-acyl amino acid synthase FeeM domain-containing protein — protein sequence MESAPLIHKMEPYFVCQEFTFNEKKYEITIAYNKDLRFMSYQFMYENYLQNGLGSPHPSNLWYSLAELLPYSVTTILLQEGQVIGSVTSVVDSQAGLPVDDVFCDTVNDHRLTGKKMAEIISLGLKADKSESRMLLSKLFNFVTMINYYVFQLTHLVITVMPKHAPFYERHLLFENSGLEGFHDKTGVSCRLLHFELERHIDAKTAAAKTFYRNFMPYAEELPIIETLKKLIQPISKEDFTYFLHLRPEIRANAKAKGKEYIETMLRG from the coding sequence ATGGAGTCAGCACCGTTAATTCACAAAATGGAACCATACTTTGTCTGTCAAGAATTTACGTTCAACGAAAAAAAATATGAAATTACAATCGCCTATAACAAAGACCTTCGATTCATGTCCTATCAATTCATGTATGAAAATTATCTTCAGAACGGTCTTGGTTCCCCGCACCCATCGAACCTTTGGTACTCCTTGGCCGAACTGCTTCCCTATTCTGTAACAACCATCTTACTGCAGGAAGGGCAAGTGATTGGATCCGTAACCAGCGTGGTCGATTCACAGGCTGGCTTGCCGGTTGATGACGTTTTCTGTGACACCGTCAACGACCATCGGCTCACAGGAAAGAAAATGGCTGAAATCATCTCGTTGGGACTAAAGGCGGATAAGAGCGAGAGCCGCATGCTCCTCTCAAAACTGTTTAACTTTGTCACAATGATTAACTACTACGTCTTTCAGTTGACTCATCTCGTGATTACCGTCATGCCGAAACATGCGCCCTTCTACGAACGCCATTTATTATTTGAAAACAGCGGGTTAGAGGGATTTCACGACAAAACAGGCGTATCATGCCGGCTATTACATTTCGAGCTCGAAAGGCATATAGATGCGAAAACAGCCGCAGCGAAAACATTCTATCGCAACTTTATGCCCTATGCGGAAGAACTTCCGATCATTGAAACATTAAAAAAGCTGATTCAACCCATATCCAAAGAGGATTTCACCTATTTCCTTCATTTAAGACCAGAAATACGGGCGAATGCCAAAGCCAAAGGAAAAGAGTACATTGAAACTATGTTAAGAGGGTGA
- a CDS encoding B12-binding domain-containing radical SAM protein — translation MSAISFSKLKFLFVQPEWDRRYVAAFPTYEPLHGLLLGGLIQDIADTYIFDRRFDTDENFIKILQEFKPDMVGSSSHTGGEIPNIKRLFGLAKKECPQTVTIVGGQHPTLLPEDFFHPHVDLICIGPGEETFREVALSVLDRQDFTKVSGLAVRSGVKYVITPPRIVKSGVMTWPKFDRSLILDKYKKNYGFVFEFRNNIYTITTSGCPHRCSFCSLWAAARGTFRYRRPEEVVEDIISQPQTYVHLTDDNTFYNEDNAMEIYRLLKKHHVKKKILAYARTDTIVNKTHLLERWKEIGLGALVVGMEAVTDSHLAVLNKRSSVDINVQAQKVLDRLGIENWAHFVIMPEFQKADFDAIWDFVNRHHITYPVFVAYTPVPGTPLFFEAKHEGKLASYDYAYYNLQYMVMRTALPKREWYQHYWGLYEKTASTGTLLRRMLQSPTFHWRPALGRAYIMGRRAPSRIWKFIDEQVEMEETLRYEDIEHTLLPSLRRDYVPNNYYNAATLAAMNENAANRKTS, via the coding sequence GTGAGTGCGATTTCTTTTTCAAAATTAAAATTCTTATTCGTTCAACCTGAATGGGATCGACGATATGTGGCCGCTTTTCCAACCTATGAACCGTTGCATGGGCTTTTGCTTGGCGGCTTGATTCAAGATATTGCCGATACCTATATTTTCGACAGACGTTTTGACACCGATGAGAACTTTATCAAAATTCTGCAAGAGTTCAAACCTGACATGGTCGGCTCTTCTTCTCATACAGGCGGTGAGATACCCAATATAAAACGTCTTTTCGGCTTAGCAAAAAAAGAATGTCCACAAACAGTCACCATCGTCGGCGGTCAACATCCCACCCTGCTTCCGGAAGACTTTTTCCATCCCCATGTGGACTTGATCTGTATCGGACCGGGGGAAGAAACCTTTCGGGAGGTCGCCTTGTCTGTCCTAGATCGGCAGGATTTTACGAAGGTATCCGGTCTTGCCGTCCGTAGCGGCGTCAAATATGTGATCACTCCACCACGGATTGTCAAATCCGGTGTGATGACATGGCCGAAGTTTGATCGGAGCTTGATCCTCGATAAATACAAGAAAAATTACGGCTTTGTTTTCGAATTTCGTAACAACATCTACACCATCACGACCTCGGGATGTCCCCACCGTTGCAGTTTCTGCTCCCTATGGGCGGCGGCCCGGGGGACGTTCCGCTATCGAAGACCGGAGGAAGTCGTCGAAGACATCATCAGCCAGCCTCAAACCTATGTGCACTTGACCGACGATAATACGTTTTACAATGAAGACAACGCCATGGAAATTTATCGTTTGCTAAAAAAACATCATGTCAAGAAAAAAATATTGGCCTATGCGCGAACCGACACCATCGTGAATAAGACACATCTGCTTGAACGTTGGAAAGAAATCGGCCTGGGCGCTCTCGTTGTCGGTATGGAAGCCGTAACCGACAGTCATCTCGCTGTTTTAAATAAACGATCTAGTGTGGATATCAATGTGCAAGCCCAAAAAGTCCTGGATCGACTCGGCATCGAAAACTGGGCTCATTTTGTGATCATGCCAGAATTTCAAAAAGCAGATTTTGATGCGATCTGGGACTTTGTGAATCGTCATCACATCACCTACCCTGTCTTTGTCGCCTATACGCCTGTGCCAGGGACACCTTTGTTTTTTGAGGCAAAACATGAGGGGAAATTAGCATCCTACGACTATGCCTATTACAATTTGCAATACATGGTAATGCGCACGGCGCTGCCCAAAAGAGAGTGGTATCAACATTACTGGGGTCTGTATGAAAAGACAGCTTCCACCGGAACACTGCTCAGACGCATGCTTCAAAGCCCCACCTTTCATTGGCGGCCCGCCTTGGGACGAGCCTACATTATGGGCAGACGGGCGCCTTCGAGGATTTGGAAGTTTATCGACGAGCAGGTGGAGATGGAAGAGACGTTGCGCTATGAGGACATTGAACATACGCTGCTGCCCTCGTTGCGCCGCGATTATGTTCCGAACAATTACTACAATGCCGCTACGTTGGCGGCAATGAACGAGAACGCCGCCAATCGAAAGACGTCATAA
- a CDS encoding adenine nucleotide alpha hydrolase family protein, with translation MNRCASCLLPEGKFEVKLDDRGTCNYCNYYNEHKADIHNYPLYEPLLSQRFEKVRGKYAYDIAVGLSGGKDSTYVLYKMVTKYKLKVLAITYDNGFLTDFSLSSIRETVKTLGVDHYYHKPNWKIHQKFYKAAMNKLGDPCIACAFGGYFLGIKLCLENKIPFLVHGRSPFQMYRNFFPGSRDIFLPMMAMNRKEHDFNTIASVMAPIHERMRDWIRQLFDQEEDAREVLGEFFVAPDQFVDRFTPEFLAYFLFTSYNEERMKKELCSAINWRRPDNDYLLGHYDCKIHDAAGYLYKSLNGINVLEPDIAVMLRFGSIQRQEAKILMDISEPDDNDLQQSLQSLYELCALDPESLSRLLHRLKEQGCSKFESR, from the coding sequence ATGAATCGATGTGCCTCGTGCCTGCTTCCGGAAGGAAAATTTGAAGTAAAGCTCGATGATCGAGGAACTTGCAATTATTGCAATTATTATAACGAACATAAAGCAGACATTCATAATTACCCCTTATACGAACCTCTACTGTCACAACGTTTTGAAAAAGTGAGAGGGAAATATGCCTATGATATTGCCGTAGGGTTAAGCGGAGGCAAGGACAGCACTTACGTTCTATACAAAATGGTGACCAAATACAAATTAAAGGTCCTTGCCATCACCTACGACAATGGATTTCTAACAGACTTTTCACTCTCATCCATCCGGGAGACTGTCAAAACCCTTGGGGTTGACCATTACTATCACAAACCAAACTGGAAAATCCATCAAAAGTTTTACAAAGCAGCGATGAATAAACTTGGCGACCCCTGTATCGCTTGCGCTTTTGGCGGCTATTTTCTAGGAATCAAGCTCTGCCTTGAGAATAAAATCCCCTTCTTGGTGCATGGACGTTCCCCTTTTCAAATGTACCGCAACTTTTTCCCAGGCAGCCGAGATATATTCCTCCCGATGATGGCGATGAATCGCAAGGAACATGACTTCAATACGATCGCTTCTGTCATGGCGCCGATTCACGAGCGCATGCGCGATTGGATTCGGCAATTGTTTGATCAGGAAGAGGATGCTCGGGAGGTTCTTGGAGAGTTCTTTGTTGCTCCGGATCAGTTCGTCGATCGCTTTACCCCAGAGTTCTTAGCCTACTTCCTGTTCACTTCCTATAACGAAGAAAGAATGAAGAAAGAATTGTGCAGCGCCATAAACTGGCGACGCCCTGATAACGACTATCTCCTGGGGCACTATGATTGTAAAATCCATGATGCGGCTGGATACCTCTATAAGTCGCTCAACGGGATCAACGTTCTCGAACCGGATATCGCCGTCATGCTTCGCTTCGGCAGCATCCAGCGCCAAGAGGCCAAGATATTGATGGACATCAGTGAACCCGATGATAACGATTTACAGCAGTCCCTCCAATCGCTGTATGAATTATGTGCTCTCGATCCGGAAAGTCTCAGCCGTTTACTTCATCGATTAAAAGAACAGGGCTGTTCAAAATTCGAATCCCGTTGA
- a CDS encoding ThiF family adenylyltransferase, with protein MNLPWNDLFSRNIGVITPEQQHRLRKSRVAMAGLGAIGGNVLHMLVRAGVEKFSLAEFDTFSVSNCNRQFGASPSTVGRPKIDVLAQMAREINPQVDIQTYPEGLTEENLDRFLDGADAVVDAIDFLNPQIRKSLIVAARAQGLYVFLAPALGFGASLVVFSPTGPTYDEFFGPLPASLSPEDLLKLGRKLFPRIPEYVDLAAYLKGMGAGGYLPTFAPPILLASTLAATNLIFLLTGVKQPRCAPQVTWIDLMEEVLQVIDLDKEKR; from the coding sequence ATGAACCTGCCATGGAACGATCTCTTTTCCAGAAATATCGGCGTGATCACGCCCGAACAACAACATCGCCTGAGAAAATCACGGGTGGCGATGGCCGGATTGGGCGCCATCGGCGGAAATGTATTGCACATGCTTGTTCGGGCAGGCGTTGAAAAATTTTCTCTCGCCGAGTTTGATACTTTTTCCGTCAGCAATTGCAACAGACAATTCGGAGCATCTCCATCCACCGTCGGTCGACCGAAGATTGACGTTCTGGCACAGATGGCACGGGAAATCAACCCTCAAGTAGATATTCAAACATATCCCGAGGGGTTGACAGAGGAGAATCTGGACCGGTTTTTGGATGGCGCCGACGCCGTCGTTGACGCTATCGATTTTCTCAATCCACAGATCCGTAAAAGCTTGATCGTGGCTGCCCGAGCCCAAGGTCTCTATGTATTTCTAGCGCCTGCCCTCGGCTTTGGCGCGAGTTTAGTCGTCTTCTCACCTACAGGTCCAACCTATGACGAATTTTTTGGTCCCCTCCCCGCCTCGCTCTCTCCTGAAGATTTGCTCAAATTGGGAAGGAAACTATTCCCCCGCATTCCCGAGTATGTTGACCTTGCCGCCTACCTGAAAGGCATGGGCGCAGGAGGATATCTGCCTACGTTCGCCCCGCCGATCCTGTTGGCCAGCACATTGGCGGCTACGAATCTGATTTTTTTGCTGACCGGCGTCAAGCAACCTCGATGCGCTCCTCAAGTTACTTGGATCGACCTGATGGAGGAGGTTTTGCAAGTCATTGATCTCGACAAAGAAAAGCGTTGA